A region of Malaclemys terrapin pileata isolate rMalTer1 chromosome 5, rMalTer1.hap1, whole genome shotgun sequence DNA encodes the following proteins:
- the JCHAIN gene encoding immunoglobulin J chain has protein sequence MKTSLLLWGVLAVFLGAALVAGYEDEEAEEHVLVDNKCKCARVTSKFVPSKDNPQEEVLVRNIRVIVPLLSRKNISDPTSPVRTTFVYRLSELCKKCDPTEVELGDRVITAEQSNNCSSSDTCYTYDRNKCYTTTFPFFYGGKINTVQAALTPESCYAD, from the exons ATGAAGACCTCTTTGTTACTGTGGGGAGTCCTTGCAGTTTTCTTGGGGGCTGCTCTTGTGGCAG GTTATGAGGATGAGGAGGCGGAAGAGCATGTCCTAGTTGATAACAAGTGTAAATGTGCGAGGGTGACCTCAAAGTTTGTCCCTTCGAAAGACAATCCCCAGGAAGAAGTCCTGGTGAGAAACATACGAGTCAT AGTCCCCCTGCTGAGCAGAAAGAACATCTCTGATCCCACCTCACCAGTGAGAACCACCTTTGTCTACCGGCTGTCTGAGCT CTGCAAAAAATGTGATCCCACAGAAGTGGAGCTTGGGGACCGGGTAATTACTGCTGAGCAGAGCAACAACTGCAGCAGTTCCGATACCTGCTACACCTATGACAGGAACAAATGCTACACCACAACCTTCCCGTTTTTCTACGGCGGGAAGATCAACACCGTCCAAGCAGCTCTGACTCCAGAATCCTGCTACGCTGATTAG